GGAGAAAGAATTGGAATGGAGCTTAGAGAAGCTTTAGAAAAAAGATCTATTTATAGTATCCTGTCTTAGGCCTCTTTTTTAAAACATATTTTTCTATTATTTTTTCTATTGAATCAATTGAAAATGGTTTTATAAGAACGAATTTAGCACCTGCGTCAAACATGTCTTTTTGTAGCTCTGTGTAGGCGGTTCCACCTATGACAATGGCATTAGGATTAAACTTTAATATTTCCTTTGTTGCTTTGATGCCATCCATTACTGGCATTTTAATATCCATTATAACAACATCAGGCTCCTCTTTTTTGTATGTTTCTACACCTTCTAATCCATCATTTGCAAGTAATACCTGATGACTAGAAAGACCTTGTTTTAATATATCTAAAAAATCTTGATTATCATCAACGAGCAGAATTTTTACCATATAACCACTATAATACGTTTAAGACTGTTAAACTAGTTGATTTGTTAACTCCTTTAAGCTTTCTGATATTTTCTATAATGATATTAAACTCTTTTGGTGAATTGCATAACACATATGCTACAACATCCCATTCTCCAGTTGTCTCATACACTCTTTTTACCCCTTCGATTTTCATGATCTGTTTTACAATCTCATCAGTTGATTCTTGGGTGTGGGTATTTAATAGAACTAATGAAATGAATCCAAAATTTGTAGAAACTTCAACTGTGAAATTTTTGATTATACCTGTTTCAACTAGATTATCAATTCTTCTTCGGATAGATCCTTCTGAAACAGATAATTTTTTTGCTATCTCAGTATTCTTCATTCTAGAATCTTTTTCTAAGATTGACAATATTTGTATATCTAGTTCATCCATGGATGATATTTTGCATTTGCCTTTAAAAATATTTCGATTATCGTAAAATTTATGCCGTTTATAACCGGAAGATTTAAAAGGAGTTTACGATTAATGCCATCGAGGTGATTTGGATGTCAGAATGTCCAGAATGTAGTTGCGTTATTGAAATAGAAAATCCAGAAGTTGGGGATATCGTAGAGTGCCCAGAGTGTGGAATAGAGCTTGAAATAATAAGCCTAGACCCATTAGTACTCGAAATTGCTCCCGAAGAAGAAGAGGATTGGGGAGAATAAAATGGTTAAGATATTGGACACAACTTTAAGGGAAGGTGAGCAGACAGCAGGCGTTTCTTTTACCGTAAATGAAAAGATGACGCTAGCCAAGATGCTTGACAATTTTGGAGTCGATATGATAGAAGTCGGCCACCCTAATGTTTCTCCAAAGATTGAAGAATTTATCAGAAAGGTTGTAAAAGAAGGTCTTAAGGCTGAGGTAGTAGGACATGTGAGGGCTGTAAAGGGAGACGTGGAAATGGCTGTTGACTGTGAAGTTGACAGAGTGGCGATCTTTCTTGCAACTTCAAATGTTCACCTTAAAGATAAATTAAAGATGACTAAGGAAGTAGCGATAGAAAAAGTAGTAGATTGTGTCCAATATGCAAAAGACCACGGATTAAAAGT
Above is a window of Methanofastidiosum sp. DNA encoding:
- a CDS encoding response regulator gives rise to the protein MVKILLVDDNQDFLDILKQGLSSHQVLLANDGLEGVETYKKEEPDVVIMDIKMPVMDGIKATKEILKFNPNAIVIGGTAYTELQKDMFDAGAKFVLIKPFSIDSIEKIIEKYVLKKRPKTGYYK
- a CDS encoding Lrp/AsnC family transcriptional regulator produces the protein MDELDIQILSILEKDSRMKNTEIAKKLSVSEGSIRRRIDNLVETGIIKNFTVEVSTNFGFISLVLLNTHTQESTDEIVKQIMKIEGVKRVYETTGEWDVVAYVLCNSPKEFNIIIENIRKLKGVNKSTSLTVLNVL
- the lysW gene encoding lysine biosynthesis protein LysW; amino-acid sequence: MSECPECSCVIEIENPEVGDIVECPECGIELEIISLDPLVLEIAPEEEEDWGE